The Torulaspora delbrueckii CBS 1146 chromosome 1, complete genome DNA segment TAGCAGTAATGGTATAAGAAGTAGCCATAATTTTGGGGGATCTCGGCGATCTCAATCATCGTTTACTTTTTTGAATAACCACTCATTACTACAAAAAGACCAAGTGAAACAgtccaagaagaagagccgCAGGTCAGTTTTCAAAGCAGacgatgaagttgaaagatctcAACAGAAAAAAATGACTGTAGAAATAAGTGGACGTGGAAGGAAACAGCAAAGACATGATTATTCGTGGTTGCCCAGAGTGCCATCTACCGGGAATCTTAAACCTCGCGATATGAGTATGAAAGTGTTATATTCTGGTTACAGACCACTTTTCATAAATCCAGACGAGATAAAAACCAGTTCAGAGGGCTCTGGAACAGGTGGTACACTATACGAGTTTGCCATGAAATTAGAGGAGCTTGGGGATCAATCTCCATGGGTCACATCTGCGACAGGATTAGAGTATTATAGGGAATGGGATAGTATACCCGGGGAATTACAGAAAAAGCTGAAACCATTCACTGCACCAGAGCAGGCCGCTTCAGACAATGTTAAGAACGcagaagctttgaaaaatctaaaAGAACAATTGTATCTAAATGAGAAGGCTAAGATATTGGACAGACGTAAGGGGAGAAAAAAACCAGTGGTATCTCTGTTACAACTGAGGAAAAAACTCAAACAAGACGATTAGACAGCTCAAATAACACTTAATGAAACCCGCACCCCTCACGACATTTTTTATGGTATTCAAAAGACGTATATTCTTACCTTTTCACATGAATTTGAGATTATTGATAGCTTTAGCATCTGTGTATCTCAATTGATAACAATACTGCATATCTACGAATTTAATTGACTTTTTAGCAACGATTACTAATGGACAATTTTTAGATCTATAAACTTGAACAACTACATGATGTTACACTTTTGGTCTGTTTAAATGTTTGTCAATACAACACCAGGGTTACCAGGAACGGAGTTCTCAACGATCTTGGCTTGGTTTGGAATCtccacttcttcaccagtgAAGATGTCAGTACCGACCTTGGCGCCGTATGGGAAGGCAATGGCAACAAGCTCAGTAACTTGAATACCTTGTGCAGCCTTTTGTAAGATATCCTTTGTACACTTGACGGTTTCAATTTCGTTGAATAATAAttctctttggaaaacaACTTCAGCAGGTTCATTAGTTAAACGTTGTTTCAACAAGGAGATGAAAGGCATGGCACGTTTCATTTCTTTTGGTTCGACCAACTCCctgatcttcttgttgtcaTCTAAGGACTGTTGAGCGAAGAGTTCGCTGACAATCTCAACGCAGCGCGACTGCCACTCTGGGAAAGACTTGGAGATAAGTAGAGTAAGCTTTACTGGTTTACAAGCGTCGATTTCAGATGGCTTACcacccttcttcttcttcaaagagcGACCTTCAGCTTCTCTGATGCTTCTCTGTAGAGATCTCACATATTCCAAAGATTCCAAAACTGCCTTGTCCACTGGCTTTGTAGCGCGAGGGAATTTTGCAGTTTGAGCTGAACCCTTGTTGCCCAAAACTTCACGGTAAATATATTCAGCAAAGTGAGGAGCAATGGGAGCTAGTAGCAGTGCTTGCTCTTTGATGAAGCGAAGAACAAGATCCTTACGCATCACCCCAGATGCTTCACGGTAGTAGTCCCTTGCTGCTTGGAAGTCGAATAAACCATATTTCAAAGCGTTCTTGTAGTTTGTCAACTCATATTGTTTataagtttcttcaacgaggGCATTCatttcattttcaaatgcaacatcaaagaatgaagTTGAGTCATCAGATCTCAAAGAGTTGATATCCTTGACACTTTCCTCAGCCCATTCTTTCAAGTTGAATAATCTCAAAATGGCAGCATTGGCATTGGATTCATCTAAGTTTGCATCTTCCACTGTGTCACCTGCGTCAGCCAAAGCCACACGGGAAGCATCTGCaccaaatttctcaacaatttgTTCCAGAGTCATGAAGTTACCAGTAGATTTAGACATCTTGGCATTGTTTAACATTAAGTGGCCATTAGCTCTAACACCTCTTGGCCAGAATTTCTTGGGGAACAGAGCGACGTGCGTGtaaatgaagaaagtcaagTGATTTGGAATCAAATCTTTACCAGAAATCGACACATCCAAAGGATAGAAATACTCAAACTCTCTTCTTAGCTTTTGTAGTGCCTCTTGCGAGATGTCAGTGATCTTGACGTCATCCTTATGTTGGAAGATGTAGTCAAACACTTCATCGGTCATTTGTTCAGCTTTCATGCCTAGCGAGCCGACTTCTGCACCGTagaaatcattgaaaagaagatgagcAATTGTGTAAAAGCATTGGTAAATTGTAGAGTCAGACAATGATTCAACAAGATACTTTGGATCCCATGGAAGCTTGGTACCCAAACCGTATGTACGGCTGACAGCCCAGTTCTTCAACCAGTCCAAAGTACCTTCAAATGCATTTCTCACTTCAGGTGCGAACACTTCCATTTCACTCAAACATTCTAGAGCCTGCTTCTTCCAAGCATCATCACCGTAGTCGACGTACCATTGATCCTCTAGGGAGACGATACACTCATCGTTGGAACGAGAGATGACTAGAGATTCTGGTTCATTGTAAACGAAGGCTTCGCCAGCGGCAATCAAATCGGCCTTGACCTTGTTTTTGGCAACCTCGACCTTTTCACCCTTGTACTTACCGTAAATCATCGTACCGGTGTagaaatcttctttgtaagCAAGCTTCTTGGCTTCAGACAACAAGTTCACATCTTTTGGTGAttgaatcttcttttcttcacaaATGGCTTGAGCGATCAAGTCACCATACTTTTCAGTGTTGATGATTGGCACTGGCTCATATTTAACCCATTCTGGTTCAATACCATAGTATTCAGGCTTATTTCTTAAATCTTTAGTGGTCATAAAATCATCAGGGGAGTTCGAAGGAACACAAGTGACAACACCGGTACCTTTTGTGGCAATGACGGTCTCCATAGgcaaaattctcaattCAGTATATGGTGTCAATGGAGCGTGGATCTTCGAACCGATCAAAGCCTTACCGTTAATGGTCAAGACAGGCTTGTAGTCACCTCTGTTAGGAGTCAATTTTTGATAGGACATGTTCTTGAAAGCACGTTCAGTAGTGATATAATAAGAATCACCTGCATCGAAAATACCGTAATCGATCTTTGGCGATACGAAACAACAAGTTTGACCGTACATAGTCTCTGGTCTCAAAGTTGCGGCCACGAAatatatttttttattttgatcaatctttgaGCTGGTCTCTATGATTTTCTTAGCTTCAGGAGCAAACTCGGTGGCTTCAATCTTGATACCAACATATTCTTGCGGAGTCACACCTTCACCTGATTGTCTATCGTGGTCCATACATGCTTGACCGTCCTTCTCAGAGTAGATAGTGTAACGTTCACCGAACTTTATTTTACCTGCCTCTCTCAGTCTGTTCATCTGCCATCTGATGAAAGCATCATAGTATGGGTTGGCATCAGTGGTGACAAAAGAACGCCTCCAGTCGACACGGGCACCAAAATCGTTACAGTCTCTTTGACACAATGGTGGGAAATGAGTCAACCAATAACTGGCATCTGCAAACTTGTAGACTTCCTCTCTTGGAATCCCCAATTGCAACATGATTTCAAACTGGTACTTACCACGACCTTTCTTGGCGGCAGCCTTGGATTTCTTGGCCTTAAATTTGGTTACATCTTCagattcttccttcttctcttccactgcttcttcctcgtcatctGCTGGAGCATTGGAGTAATCTCTACCGAACATCTCGGCctctctcttcaatttatcagCGCAGGCCAAAATTGGCATACCAGTACAATGGAATCCCAAAGGAAACAAAGCTCTCTTCCCATTCATTCTCTCGAAACCCACAGAGAACTCTACCTTGGACAAGGTGAAACAATGACCCGCGTGCAAGACACCGTTCATGTATGGATAAGCCATGGAGGACATAAACTTTGGGTATTTTTGGTGCAATTCATCGGTGGACATGGTAATTGGAGCTTCATCGATACTAGGAGCATCTTGTTCGAACAAATGCTCTTCAGCCCATAatttttggtattttttttcaatggcaattAATGCATCACGACGTCCTGTGTTCTCCAAGACAAGGCTTTTCTTCTCAGCTGAAGATGACATTTTTGTTAACAGCTCTAAGTGTCTGCTAGAGAAACTTTGATTCTGCTATAACCGCTAAAATAAACTCAACTTCGTCAATTAAAGCTGTAATTTTCATTGACTGCTtgtaaaatttttcagtgaaAAATAAGCTGATAGACGGGTAATCTGAGGACTTTAAAGCTGTATGGCGATGAGATGACTAGGAAGTGTCCCGTAAATCACACTTTGTAGCCCCGGTCTCTTAGTTCGTGCATTGTCCAGATCCATGTTGAGGCAGCATCGTCGAGATTATTGGCCACGTAGCTTGGCTTCGCTTCGCGGCCTCCTGTGACGAAGTATTTACCATTATCTTCGTCTCTTGATAATTCTGGCGATAGGGCACACTTGAGCGTAGCCAGACAGCCTTCTTCGTTGGAGActccaaagaagaaccCCACGATTTGGAATAGCatccaaaagaagattCCTACGATCGGCAGGCGGGTCCAGTAactgaaaagattggtaTTCATTACGAGACCAGGATGCACAGAGAGACATAGGACTTCTGGGTACTTGATGGCCATCATCTTGACGAATTGGATAGAGGCAGTCTTGGCCATTGCGTACCGCAGCCAAGTGAAAACACAGTTCGGTCTGTAATTCCAGTCTTGGCCTAGAGCACAGTACATAAATTCCAGGTTATGACCTACCGAGGACAACATTATAAGTCTACCGTTACATTTTTGCAGTAAGGGCAAAAGTCTCATCGACAATAGGAAATGGGCCACGTAGTTTGTCTGTAATTGAATCTCAAACCCATCTTTTGTTATCTGGTAGGGCATAGCCATTACAGCGGCGTTATTGATCAGTATATCAAGCTTGCTCTCCTTCCGCTTCACATTCTTTACAGCTCGCTCAACACTTTGTAAATCTGCCAGATCTGCATGCAAGTAGTACATTGAACCCAAATGTACCTTGGGATTATCAGCGCATCTTTTCTTTGCCTCTGCTGTAATGATCTTCATTGCTTTATTCACTCTACTTGAGTTTCGACCACATAGGTAAACGGCAAAGCCATGCATGTATAAATGCAAAACAGTATACCATCCGATACCACTGTTACCACCGGTTACTAGAgctgttcttctttccaCTGATGGGTCATAATATGGTAAAGTATCTGGGTCAAACATGCCCAAGAAGTGAGTGCAATAGAGAAGCAACGACAAAGATATAAAAAGCTGAAGTCAATTCTCAAGCCGTACGCCCTCGATCATACAGAAAATAAGCTTCTCAATGGCTCACAAAGGACAATTTCACGTCAAAAATGGTCTATCATGGCGAAAGTTGCTCATTGCTGGTAACTagctttttttttttttctagTATCCTTTCCCTCAGGCCATCTTACAAGAAATAGGAACATATAAAAGCCATCGAAGTAATGTAAAGGCCTTCCAGAGATTTGTAAATATTATTTGAGTATCGTGGGGCTCAAgagctttcaaaagagaccAATAAGGCTACTTTTTTATATCTGTGTTAGAAAGCATGAGAAAAAACCACTTTATCAATTCTTTAAACTTGATTGCGAGAAACAGTCATACACCGAATGCTTTTTCGATGATTCTATGTAGTCTACGTTTATTTCTTGTTGGACTCTCCATTAAAGCTTAATAAGATTTATTACTGAAAAAACAGtgaaattgagaaattaGAGACGTAACTGCCAATGGATTACGAGAGCATACTCTTTGGTCTGCAGCCGTTGCTCAATGCTGAGGAATTAGAGGACTTACCAGTGCAGGATGTTTATTTGAACAGCTACTTAACTGTACTAGATCAATTGGCCGTATCGTTACGTACACCTTCCAATAGGACTATCGTCGGTTCGAGTGGCCTTTTGACAAACCTGGTGCGTGTACTAAATTGTATACTAGATACATGGTTCCATAAACACGATGATAATAAGGCTTGGCCAAGGCTAGCTTCAGAATTGATAAGATGTGTTGCTAATAGTCTTGTCGATGACGACAATAACAGGCAGTTCTACATGAGCAATGAGCCTTTAGAGAAGAGGAGAGAGTTTCTAGACTACTACGTTGACCAGATTTTTAAGCTGACTGACACCGAGGATGACCAATTGGTAGCAACATTGCAGATGAGAACCGTTGTACTTGTTAAGAATTTATGTCTTGACAATTCGATGTACTTTAGAAGATTTGGTCAATTTATTCGGTCCCCATTGCTTGGTCTTTTAGCTGACACGCAGCATACTTATTTACATGATTCTGACTTGGCGATTCTTGGGTCAGAGCTTCTTACTGACTTCATCGAGAATTACGTCGAGGGCCTTTCAATACAAGACTTATTGTTCTTTGCACAGTTCATTCAAAGAGTATCCAAAACAATAGTTAACCAAGAGGGGCAAGAAGTAGAGGATAcaaacgatgaagaagacgacCCTAGTGTCGAGATCATAAACTATTTGACACAATCACTTGAGATTATCACCAAAAACTATGATGACTCGAAAGTTTTCTACACTGAGTCACATATCGTCTCTCAGATACAAAACAATTTGCTAGATTCTCTGGATCATTTGAGCCCAAAAACGTTTTGCAACAAATTGATTGTCATGAGGAGAATCACAACAGCCATTGGCTATATATCGGCCAATACTGCAAATTCCAACAAGCAAGAGCGTGATATGTGCTTTCACATTGTGCAAAATTCGACAAACGGTTATACGTATGCTGCGGCCCTGATTATATTATCGAACTCCATATCAGGAAGGGAAGACGtgaatgaaattttgcaaaaggtCTCACTCGACCAATTTCTCACGTTGGGCCCACTTATGATTGACCCAATACAATTTCAGGGCTATCTCGAcattgcaaagaagttaATGACACTCGACAGTGCCATGTTCTTATCGCGAGactctttgttgaaattatcCGCTATTCTTAAGACCTGTCATGATCAATCCAAATACTTCAACGAGTTATCACCGCTGATAGATAATCTACTGAAGAAACTGGTTACAGTACTACCTAGCTCGTCCCTTCAAAAAGTTTTGCAAGAAGGTCCACTCTTAGAAGTACTGACCGATCGCGACAGTCTTCTCTCATGCCTCACCCTTGACAAACTTCTCGTGGCAACCACCAAATCCCTCAGCCCAGTTTTAAGCAAACTATGGACAGCTGCATTCAAATTTCAGGATAGTGCTGGCACAGCTGCCATGGAAAATCAACTCAACGTATCGGTGTTCTATTTATTCCAGCTGGCGAAGACATGCGGAATTTACCTGAGAGACCACCctgatatcaaagaaaattaTGTATTGAGCAATCACCTAGTAGATCTACGATCACTGCTCGAGGCTATCCATACATTGAAGGGCAAAAAAGACAGGGCTAGCGAAAGTGCTTTTAACAACGGCAAATTTGTCGCCAGCATGGTATACAAGACTTTGGAAAATGCGGATTCATTGAATGAAAGGCAAAACGACCTCAAGCTACTCGTAAAGtccttctttgattgattgaATCTGTCACTTACAAAAGCCAGACTCCAGTATGCAGGGCGTCATCGATTACGAGTCACTATTAGCTTATAGAAATTGAGTTAACAGCCCACTAAGTAAAActtgatgagatgagtaAGAGTCTTAGGTTTGTATCACAGAGGTTGTGGTATAGTCCAGGATGCCTTTGTATAACTCAGATGATACTTGTCAACTTTTGGGACCTGTATCCATAGTAATTCAGGTTTTGATGGGTACAGCAGCAGTGGCGTCTCTACTAATCAAGAGGAATCACGAACATCCCAGGCGAAAGATGATCGTTTGGATGTACGATGTGGCCAAGCAGATAAGTGGAGCATTAGGAATTCATTTTATTAATTTGGCACTAAGCGTTGTAAAGAGGGGAGGTCCGCGAATGTTCAACGGAAATgacaatgatgacgatAGCGAATGCGACTGGTACTTTCTGAATCTGTTACTCGATACCACCATCGGAATACCGATACTTTGGGCTTCTCTGACCATTATTGAAAGCATTCTTGGCTATTTCAAAATTACGAACATCGAGAGTGGTAATTACTTCTCCAGAATCAAGGACGAGAACGAGAATGAGATTACGAACGAGCGAAGACCAATGTTTATTGCATTCCTGAAGCAACTTTGTGTCTTTACCGGAGCTTTGGCTCTGATGAAACTGTGCATTTTTCTAATCCTAAACTATTTCGAAATTGGCGCATACTGGTTTGCCGACCTAATGCTTGGCTGGTCCGACAAATGGCCCAACTTCCAAGTATTCTTAGTGATGTTTGTGTGTCCAATTGTCCTCAACTGTTTCCAGTATTTTTGTGTTGataatatcatcaaattaCCCACAAACGGCGTGAATTTGGGAAATGTAGAGAACTTTGAAACACAGTCACTCAGCACTCAGGAAATGGCAGGCATCATGACGTCTGACCTACAGGAACGAGAGAATTCAAGGAAGCAATGGGATACCAACACCCAATATGGTGCCATCCTATGAAAATGTAAACATCTTCCTATCAAGCACCTCGAAAATTCCTCGAAAGCACCACTAAAAAGGAAATACGATCAAGGTCACCAACGCCAGACTGACTACGATCCGCGCTGCAGGACTGCATAGCATTCTTCCAGTGCTAAACTTTATTTACAagattttttcaccattgttatatttgttgaagacaTTTTTAAACGCGCTCTCTATGGTCGACGCGAAATGGTAGAGATGGACTTTTCGCGTTCATGGTGAATTCTCTCAAACATGGGATTGAGACCTCCTAAAATGATGGACCGATATTCATGGGATATATAAGTCTGGACTGATCGAAGGTATTAGCTCTTCTGTTATTTTCGCAGCTTAATTTGGTATCCTTTTGTCAGTctagatttgaagaaaatcGTAACGCAGATTCTATCCGAACTTTCgtatcatcatccaatCGTTCAATTGAGCCTTCTATTAGCTGGTCTCGTCCATTCATTCATTATAGTCAATTCATTTTAACTCGAAACCTTTTCCACTCATTTTTTACCATTATAGAATCATGATTTTCAACGTTGTCATTCCTTTCTTCGCCCTATTCTCTTCTGTGGTGTTTGCTGCTTATTCCAACACTACTTTTGTGCCAACGACTTTGACTTTGAGCCCAACCAACTCGGTTAGCACCGAGACTTCCACCATGACTTACGAGGATGAGACTACTACTTTCTACATCACTTCCACCTACTACCACACCTCGTGGTACACCCCTCTCTCCACTTCATCTTTGGAGGCCGTTGTGACTGACATTCCAACCACTTTTGAGAGTGCTGGTGAGTCCTACACTTCGACTGTCACCTCCACTGTGCAAATTATCCACACTGTCACTGGCGACAACTACCAAAACCAAAGTACCTCTGACGCATGTGTTCCAGTTACTGTCACTGTTACTGCTGATCCAGTTACTAAGTACGTGACTGTCActccaatctcttcagAGTATCAATGGAAGAACGCTACTCAAACTGCTTAAGCGATTAGGGACCACTTTTCTTATATAGGCACTAGAAGAAACAATTTATATCAGCCAGTTAACTTTAACCAGCGTTGTAACACTACTTATACCTTCTTGTTTAGATTTTACTGCATTTTGGTCTTTTTTCATTTAAGCGAACAGTTGAAATCATCCCATTCAACTTCTTTATTCACACTTCTCCTTATTCAAAACAACGAGACGAAATGCAAAATAAGCCCTCCGGGTGAGCTGAGGTTTCATATATGATGGCAAGTATCCATAAGCTTGATCCAAATGTGCAGAAGATACTGAAATCGCAGGCATTCACAGTTTCCATGGCTTCCGCGGTTACAGAAGTGGTACAGAATTCCCTTGATGCACAGGCCAACCAAGTCGATATTTCCATAGATATTGGCAAGCTGAGTTTTACCGTTTCTGACAATGGAGTAGGAATGATCCCAGGTGACCTGAATAGGCTGGGAGCACACAACTCTACTTCGAAGATTAACACTTTGCGAGACCTTGctaatttgaagacttaCGGATTTCGAGGTGAAGCTCTTTTCTGCATTTCAAGCGTCTCTCACATGATAGTGGTTTCCAAGGTCAAGGAGTACAACTCTACGTGGATAAGACGGTTACCGAATTCAGCAACTATGCTCTCAGTTGAGCCGCGCGAGGACGATATATCTGTCCCACTAGATAGTGGAACAACTGTCGTAGTTCAAGATTTGTTGCATAACATCCCtgtgagaagaaagattttaCAAAACGAGCCAGCATTCAAAACATATATGTCGCTCAAGGAAAACTTGTTCCAATTACTAATTCTTCACCCCGAATTACAGCTAACCGTACGGTATATCAACGACGCAGAAGAGAGACATCAGCTTTTTGCCTCGAAACAGATATCATCACACATGAAACCCTACGAGAAGTTGTCGCTTACTTTTTTGAACACTTTCGGTTCAGTTGTTCCTATtgaatcattgaaaaaggtCTCTGTTGACTTTAAAGATTTCAGACTTAATGGAATCATCTCAAAAGTTGCTGTAAGGGTTAGAGATTATCAACTAATATACATCAATGGCAGAAGGTATCACAATGCCTCGTTTCTCAGAACTCTGGAAAACATGTTTCAGGCAGCTGGATTCGGCAATGATGAATCAAATAAAACATCAGTTAAAAGTGTGGGAAGACCTTATACCTGCCATGCTCTGATAATCATTGATATCAGATGTCCTCTTGTTACTGATGACTTGATGCAAGACCCTAGCAAGAAGATTTTATTATCATCACAGGCCGATGTCATTCACCCACTGATCTTAAAGGTAGTAGAGTCCTTTCTATCCCATCAAGGATATGTTCCGTTTAGTCATGTAACAGCTGATGGCGAGAACATAAACAATAAATTACTCAAGACTCCCCAAGCGAGCTCGCAATCAGTAAGCACCGTATTGGACTCCAAGATTCGTATGGCTAAGATAAATAATCGTGAGATTGAAGGAAGGGTATTAAAGACATCTATATCGGGGAGAGGCTATCAAAAATTGCGACCAAGTATAGAAAAGGTCTTCTTGGGACGAAAGTCAATCACTCATGATTTAAAAGACCGTTTCCTACGTGATACATCTCAAATACCAGAAAGAATCGAACAGATATCGTTCTCAAACAACCACACAATAGATCGCACCCAGCTGAACGATGCTGAGATTATCAATCAGGTTGGAAAGAAGTTCATTCTGGCTCGGATATGGCCCCACGGAAAGGTCAAACACCCCACTCTAATCATCGTGGATCAACACGCATCTGATGAACGAATAAAGCTCGAAACTTACCTCGAAAGTTTTATTCACGAAGTGCTTGGTCATACCATCCAGTCACAACCGATTCATAATTGCAGGATTGGAATATCTGCTACTGAAACTGAGCTTTTCAGacattttgagaaagagttCAACACATGGGGAATATTTTACTACCTAACTTCCAACCCACTGGAAGGTTCTTATTTAGAGGTAAAATCGCTTCCGGTAATCTTAAGCGAAAAGGCTGATGGTGACATTGGCTATTTGAAACGAGCATTGCAACAGATTGCCGAGGACTTaaaaagcttcaagaagttgccCATCGTCAACAAAAAGGAAGATCCTTTCAGCACCATCGAATGGTGGAAATACGTTAGCTGTATTCCAGTAGTATTTCGCGAGATTTTCAACAGTAAAGCTTGCAGGTCAGCAATTATGTTTGGGGATAGCCTTACAAAGGTTGAGTGCACGTCTattctcaaagagcttACTAAATGCTGGTTGCCATTCCAATGTGCTCACGGCAGACCATCGATGATACCATTGGCTGAGCTGAAGCAAGGTAGTAATTTACTTATCGAAAGAGAAATAACCGCTGCCCTACCTGATTATGAGACCAGTGAGTGAGCCTGGTTTTCATGGAAATGCTCCGCCAACAGGAGGACTAGTATCGTGTGTAACCTTCATGATTTCAACtattttctcttccagAGAGGGGAACTGTAGAAGCATGGGTAGGTTTGATATTATCAATGAACGGCATTCGGCCAATTTTCCAGCTTCATTTAGAATTTCGCAAAGAAGCACTAAACACTCTGAAAACTGTAGTGGATTTTCAGTGCTTAGTGAGCGACTTAGTAGTTCCGTTAGGGTTGCCAATCCTCGCATCGCAACGTTACACTTGAGCATGACCTGACACTTTTCCAATTCAAAACGAAATTTCCATCTAGAGTCTACTACACCAGCGtcattttcattgattgattgataaatttttttcattccTTCCGAATAATCCTCTAAAGCTATATGGTATCTGACATCCAGCAGCATCATTTGTTTTCGTTGCTCATATACTACGTTTGGAGACTTCAACTTAACAAGGGTACGAGCAACTTGGCCATAATCTTTCTTACTTAAAGATTCATAGGCGACCTCTATTTCGTCGATTGGCTTGACTTCAACTTGCGCAAATCCATT contains these protein-coding regions:
- the MLH3 gene encoding mismatch repair protein MLH3 (similar to Saccharomyces cerevisiae MLH3 (YPL164C); ancestral locus Anc_8.688) yields the protein MMASIHKLDPNVQKILKSQAFTVSMASAVTEVVQNSLDAQANQVDISIDIGKLSFTVSDNGVGMIPGDLNRLGAHNSTSKINTLRDLANLKTYGFRGEALFCISSVSHMIVVSKVKEYNSTWIRRLPNSATMLSVEPREDDISVPLDSGTTVVVQDLLHNIPVRRKILQNEPAFKTYMSLKENLFQLLILHPELQLTVRYINDAEERHQLFASKQISSHMKPYEKLSLTFLNTFGSVVPIESLKKVSVDFKDFRLNGIISKVAVRVRDYQLIYINGRRYHNASFLRTLENMFQAAGFGNDESNKTSVKSVGRPYTCHALIIIDIRCPLVTDDLMQDPSKKILLSSQADVIHPLILKVVESFLSHQGYVPFSHVTADGENINNKLLKTPQASSQSVSTVLDSKIRMAKINNREIEGRVLKTSISGRGYQKLRPSIEKVFLGRKSITHDLKDRFLRDTSQIPERIEQISFSNNHTIDRTQLNDAEIINQVGKKFILARIWPHGKVKHPTLIIVDQHASDERIKLETYLESFIHEVLGHTIQSQPIHNCRIGISATETELFRHFEKEFNTWGIFYYLTSNPLEGSYLEVKSLPVILSEKADGDIGYLKRALQQIAEDLKSFKKLPIVNKKEDPFSTIEWWKYVSCIPVVFREIFNSKACRSAIMFGDSLTKVECTSILKELTKCWLPFQCAHGRPSMIPLAELKQGSNLLIEREITAALPDYETSE
- the SVS1 gene encoding Svs1p (similar to Saccharomyces cerevisiae SRL1 (YOR247W) and SVS1 (YPL163C); ancestral locus Anc_8.687); the protein is MIFNVVIPFFALFSSVVFAAYSNTTFVPTTLTLSPTNSVSTETSTMTYEDETTTFYITSTYYHTSWYTPLSTSSLEAVVTDIPTTFESAGESYTSTVTSTVQIIHTVTGDNYQNQSTSDACVPVTVTVTADPVTKYVTVTPISSEYQWKNATQTA